The segment ATGTGAACTAAATGTCTAGAGAAACACAATGAGTGGATCAATGAGAGTGTAATAATGATTCACTCACAAATTAATAAGCTAAGTATTTGAATGCCAAGTTGTAATGaggatattttatatattttataaatcgTTCAAGGTTCTTTCAATTCATTAACTATAAAAATTATAACATAATCTCTGGAATTAAGTTCCCATCAAATTATAATCTCaggaaaagagacattttaaatcttaaaactgATTTGCTGTAATAATGACAAATAtacaaaagtgtttttgtgctgGTATTTACTTTCATAAAGGTGTGTGAATAAGTATTTGTAAACATTGTCAAACGCAAAggtttgttctgtgtgtgtgtgtgtgtgtttgtgtgtgtgtgtgtgtgtgtgtgtatgtgtgtgtgtgtgtgtgttcattgaaCCAACACAACAGAGGTCAAAGTCTATCCTGCTGATCTGAACCAGGTTCACTCTGAAAATAAAGACCTCAGTGAGACTCGTGAAAACCTGGTACATGTACAATATATGACAAACACAATGGAGGCTTTTAAACAATTCTCCATTTGTCCTGTAGTGCTACATCATGTTACTTTGCCTTGAACATTTTACAATTATCGATCAATAAATCTATAATCCTGATTCTCTCTCAGCATTAAGGACCAGGCAACACTCAGTCAAATACGAACTGATATCTCCTCTCTTCATGCAGCATCATACCTTGCATGCTTCAGAGTGGAGGTGTAGGCACATTTTCTCGCCACCTGCCGAGCCAATGAAAAGAGCTCCACTCGTCTCAGCAGAAGGGCATTGTCGCGCATACAGAACTGGGCTGCAGCTTCATTGATGATCAACTGGAGGAGAAGCAGTGAGTGAAAGAAGGATGGacactgtggaaatcacatcCAGACAAAATGATTATCTTTGTTTCAAATGTGTAAAGCTCCATTTGAGTGTATATAGTGAAGTATTCTTTATTAAGCCATAGGTATAGGAAACATGATGTTGATTCTCAGCTCTTGTTTTTGATGCTCATTACCTCATGATGTGTGAGCTGCTTGCCTTCTCTCCTCTTGGAGTCGAAGCGTCCATAAATGAGACTGTACTTCCGGATCTCCTCTTCCTTGTTCACGTCCTGGGACCCCATTTTGAAGACGTGCCCCACAGTCTTTGCCAACTTCTTGTTCATCCTAAGCAGTGTCTTCACCTCCGTGGGATCTGACCTTGGCATGGTCCTTAGGAGCCTATCCACGCTCTCCACCACTGCCCTCGCCGTCTCCCCGTCCAGCTGTCCTCCGGGCCAGGCTGACAGGGCTGTAGGGGCGACGGAAGCAGAGGGACTGGGAGATGTGGAGGGACCAGGAGGACACGTTGACAGCATAGGTGGGCTGGGCGGCTCCTCCTCTAATCCAGATGCTGAACAGTTTCCATCTGGCTCTGGGCTGAGCCAGTGCGGGTCCATGGGTGACAGTTTTTCCCTGTAGTGTGTGTCTGGTGGCTGTGGGGAGGCCTGGGAGCAGGGGCTTCTGGGACTCCCACTGTGCATTGGGGTAAGACATGCCCGATCCTCCCTCTCACATGGTGACCCGGGCTGGCCGTTGCTCACAGACTTCCTGGATCCACTTGAGCCCGTTCCGTCCACTTTGAACAGAGGGATGCCCCCGAGGGGAACATTAGCGACAGGCTGGTTGAAGAGGGCAGGGTTGGCTGCCCAGTCTCGGAGGGCCTTCTGCAGCCTACGCACATGCAGCGGCTTGGTGGCCATGCCAACTAAGGCCATGATCTCCAGgaactcctcctctgctgcctcacagagctgctgaacGTCGTCACCGCCCTGCTGGATGAAGGTTTCATAATAAGCCAGCAGGTTGGCCCTCTGCAGCACCCGATAGAGCTGCAGCTCCCCAAGTGTGCGTGGCAGAGACATGGCACACAGCACTGGAAAGTTTTgggcaggagagaggaaagatgtGAACGTGAACAAGTTATTTGGAATGAATTATTTTCCATGTTCGCTCCACCTAATAGCATATACCTGTTTTTAAATTTCTTCAAGCTTGATGGAGCATTCATAACAATAGACATGCATGCTTTGGAGCAGAATAGCGTCCTTCACATAGGTTAGAAACTATTTTCACCTTCGTAaacaccttttttaaatttatttaagCCCTTGTAAGCCTAAATTATTTTTGGATAATTGTAATTGTTTAACTATTATATGCTTATATCATAACAGTTCCTACCTTATCCAGGCTACCAGGGTAGATgcgcagagaggagacaggcgTAATTACGCAAAGGTGTCTCTCCAACAGATGTCACAGGTCGATACTGTCGGACGGAAACAGATAAACATAGAGCACACAAAGAAATTTAAACTAATGCCACTTCATCAGTCACACAAACCCACGTTACGTTTAGATTATGGAGTAGAAACACTTGGATGATTCGCTCCAGTTCAGATAATACAAAAACATGGACTGGGAGCCAGATGTTCGCGGTAAACACTCCTTTAAAGACATATCA is part of the Hippoglossus hippoglossus isolate fHipHip1 chromosome 5, fHipHip1.pri, whole genome shotgun sequence genome and harbors:
- the nab2 gene encoding NGFI-A-binding protein 2, which encodes MSLPRTLGELQLYRVLQRANLLAYYETFIQQGGDDVQQLCEAAEEEFLEIMALVGMATKPLHVRRLQKALRDWAANPALFNQPVANVPLGGIPLFKVDGTGSSGSRKSVSNGQPGSPCEREDRACLTPMHSGSPRSPCSQASPQPPDTHYREKLSPMDPHWLSPEPDGNCSASGLEEEPPSPPMLSTCPPGPSTSPSPSASVAPTALSAWPGGQLDGETARAVVESVDRLLRTMPRSDPTEVKTLLRMNKKLAKTVGHVFKMGSQDVNKEEEIRKYSLIYGRFDSKRREGKQLTHHELIINEAAAQFCMRDNALLLRRVELFSLARQVARKCAYTSTLKHARTNADENSVVLQKRARHEVMVPEGVSSLLGVESSEALNQRADDDSLSAESLDSVSHDMGSQCNQSPSPRPHTDTSNPASWSRHLIQQTLMDEGLRLARMVSHDRAGKISLGSEGTRSSDHDSKVEKRGSLTACRSSSPCITRDNSNHRGK